In Sphingomonas crocodyli, a genomic segment contains:
- the serB gene encoding phosphoserine phosphatase SerB — protein MFIATLIASEKLGQGDISAAADRIAAAGAKPGAIGWIEDAVACDIGFDGDAVAVRAALEGAFAGTDVVVQEAARRRRKMLIADMDSTMITIECIDELADYAGIKAQVADVTERAMHGELDFEGALDARVALLKGLDASVIDRCHAERVVIMGGAKPLVRTMRANGHDCYLVSGGFTVFADRVAEEIGFTRALSNILEIEGGVLTGTVARPIVGAAAKRETLLAEATAHGFDPADCLAVGDGANDIPMIEAAGLGIAYHAKPKTAAAASARIDHNDLRALLYAQGYKRSEWMA, from the coding sequence GTGTTCATCGCCACGCTGATAGCATCGGAAAAGCTGGGGCAGGGCGATATTTCCGCCGCCGCCGACCGGATCGCCGCCGCAGGCGCAAAGCCGGGCGCGATTGGCTGGATCGAGGATGCTGTCGCCTGCGATATCGGCTTCGATGGCGATGCCGTGGCCGTGCGCGCCGCACTGGAAGGTGCGTTCGCGGGCACCGACGTGGTGGTGCAGGAGGCGGCGCGCCGTCGCCGCAAGATGCTGATCGCCGACATGGATTCGACGATGATCACGATCGAATGCATCGACGAACTCGCCGATTATGCCGGGATCAAGGCGCAGGTCGCCGACGTCACCGAACGCGCGATGCACGGCGAACTCGATTTCGAAGGCGCGCTCGATGCGCGCGTCGCTCTGCTCAAGGGGCTCGACGCCAGCGTGATCGATCGCTGCCATGCCGAGCGGGTCGTGATCATGGGCGGCGCCAAGCCGCTGGTCCGCACGATGCGCGCGAACGGGCATGATTGTTATCTCGTCTCGGGCGGGTTCACCGTCTTCGCCGATCGCGTGGCCGAGGAGATCGGGTTTACGCGGGCGCTATCGAACATATTGGAGATCGAGGGCGGGGTGCTGACCGGCACGGTCGCGCGCCCGATCGTGGGCGCTGCGGCCAAGCGCGAGACGCTGCTGGCCGAAGCGACGGCGCATGGGTTCGATCCGGCCGATTGCCTCGCGGTTGGCGATGGCGCGAACGACATTCCGATGATCGAGGCGGCGGGGCTGGGGATCGCCTATCACGCCAAGCCGAAGACCGCCGCTGCAGCTTCGGCACGCATTGATCACAATGACTTGCGTGCGCTTCTTTACGCGCAGGGTTACAAGCGCAGCGAGTGGATGGCTTAG
- the miaA gene encoding tRNA (adenosine(37)-N6)-dimethylallyltransferase MiaA encodes MNTIVSPDRKPVALIAGPTASGKSALAMKLAEIANGVVINADASQVYADLRVLSARPSAEDETRVPHRLFGYRDAAEACSAADWAADARGAIAEAHAEGRLPVLVGGTGLYIRTLLSGIAPIPEIDPAIRAEVRARSVAENYAALSIEDPVMADRLRPSDTTRIARALEVMRSTRESISQWQERLEGGISNDISLAPAVLLPPREWLRARCDVRFEVMLKQGAVEEVDRLMARGLDPALPAMRAIGVPEIAAWQAGEIDYDTMLDRAQAATRQYAKRQFNWFRNQVPPDWQRVEAQLDDNLIDQIAIKLRNDVLTH; translated from the coding sequence ATGAACACTATCGTCTCTCCGGATCGTAAACCGGTCGCGCTTATTGCGGGGCCGACGGCCAGCGGCAAGTCCGCTCTGGCGATGAAGCTGGCCGAAATCGCGAACGGCGTGGTGATCAATGCCGATGCATCACAGGTCTATGCCGATCTGCGCGTGCTGTCCGCCCGGCCGAGTGCTGAGGACGAAACGCGCGTGCCGCACCGCCTGTTCGGCTATCGTGACGCGGCTGAAGCCTGTTCGGCAGCGGATTGGGCGGCTGATGCCCGCGGAGCGATCGCCGAAGCGCACGCGGAAGGGCGACTGCCCGTGCTCGTCGGCGGCACTGGCCTTTATATCCGCACATTGCTGTCCGGAATTGCGCCGATCCCCGAGATCGATCCTGCGATCCGCGCGGAGGTGCGCGCGCGATCCGTCGCCGAAAACTATGCCGCTTTGTCGATCGAAGATCCGGTGATGGCCGATCGATTGCGCCCGAGCGACACGACCCGGATCGCCCGCGCGCTCGAGGTTATGCGATCAACCCGAGAATCGATTAGCCAATGGCAAGAGAGGCTTGAGGGTGGAATCTCGAATGATATCTCACTCGCTCCAGCTGTCCTCCTGCCGCCCCGTGAATGGCTCCGCGCGCGGTGTGATGTGCGGTTCGAGGTGATGCTGAAGCAGGGCGCAGTCGAGGAGGTCGACAGGCTGATGGCGCGCGGGCTCGACCCCGCCCTTCCCGCGATGCGCGCGATCGGCGTGCCTGAAATCGCGGCGTGGCAGGCGGGCGAAATCGACTACGATACGATGCTCGACCGCGCCCAGGCCGCGACCCGCCAATATGCCAAGCGGCAGTTCAACTGGTTCCGGAACCAAGTGCCGCCGGATTGGCAGCGTGTGGAGGCGCAACTGGATGACAATTTGATCGATCAAATCGCAATTAAATTACGCAATGATGTGTTGACACATTAG